The Roseovarius sp. EL26 genome has a window encoding:
- the pgl gene encoding 6-phosphogluconolactonase — MKLVEYADAEMMAIDLANVLAGELTAVLEHEERAFFVVPGGNTPGPIFDTLCAADLDWSRVDVALSDERWLPAVHVRSNTRLITERLLQERAAAATMVPLYKKAEEPEEALADLITGIEPKLPIDVLLVGMGDDMHVASLFPEGDQLMQGLAANAPVLIPMRAPNAPEPRLSMSARVLNGAIAKHLVITGAGKRAALERARSTDPLVAPVAAILDGTTVHWAP, encoded by the coding sequence ATGAAGCTTGTAGAATACGCTGACGCAGAAATGATGGCGATCGACCTGGCAAATGTGCTGGCTGGTGAATTGACGGCGGTGCTGGAACACGAAGAAAGGGCATTTTTTGTAGTGCCCGGAGGCAATACACCGGGTCCGATCTTTGATACGCTTTGCGCTGCCGATTTAGACTGGAGTCGGGTTGACGTTGCCTTGAGTGATGAGCGTTGGTTGCCAGCTGTGCATGTGCGCTCTAACACCCGGTTGATCACTGAGCGGCTGCTACAGGAGCGGGCAGCTGCGGCCACTATGGTGCCGCTTTACAAAAAGGCGGAAGAGCCCGAAGAGGCGCTTGCTGATTTGATCACTGGGATTGAACCAAAATTGCCGATTGATGTGCTGCTTGTTGGCATGGGCGATGACATGCATGTGGCATCTTTGTTTCCTGAAGGCGATCAATTGATGCAGGGTTTGGCGGCAAATGCCCCGGTTTTGATCCCAATGCGGGCCCCCAACGCTCCTGAGCCACGGCTCAGTATGTCGGCGCGGGTTCTCAACGGTGCAATCGCAAAGCATCTGGTGATCACCGGCGCAGGAAAACGAGCCGCGCTGGAACGTGCGCGCAGCACAGATCCGCTTGTTGCTCCAGTTGCTGCGATTTTGGATGGAACTACAGTGCATTGGGCACCATAA
- a CDS encoding dihydrofolate reductase, translating into MITLIAARARNGAIGRDGDMPWHLPEDLAFFKRETEGGAVIMGRKTWDSLPEAVRPLPGRLNLVVSSNPDCAPLTFSNIEAAIAEAEAQGYRRLYCIGGGQIYAAMLPMADRIVITEVDRIVEDADTFFPEFSADDWRHLGAVELRQEAPACVVNEYLRR; encoded by the coding sequence ATGATTACTCTGATCGCAGCGCGGGCGCGCAATGGCGCAATTGGCCGCGATGGCGATATGCCTTGGCATCTGCCCGAGGATCTGGCGTTTTTCAAGCGCGAGACCGAAGGCGGTGCGGTGATCATGGGACGTAAAACCTGGGATAGCCTGCCTGAAGCGGTGCGACCACTGCCGGGGCGGCTCAATCTGGTTGTGTCGTCAAATCCGGATTGTGCACCGTTGACGTTTTCGAACATTGAAGCCGCGATTGCTGAGGCCGAAGCGCAGGGTTACCGGCGGCTTTATTGTATTGGCGGCGGACAAATCTACGCAGCAATGTTGCCGATGGCCGACCGAATTGTCATCACCGAAGTGGATCGGATCGTAGAAGACGCCGATACGTTTTTTCCAGAATTCTCTGCGGATGACTGGCGGCATCTGGGGGCGGTTGAACTGCGTCAAGAGGCCCCGGCCTGTGTTGTGAATGAGTATCTGCGCCGTTAA
- a CDS encoding MEKHLA domain-containing protein, translating to MHEPSQGNKFQIEHSELLMRSFEKRLSRPLTTSAKALYHAPFPVLSHNAIDDPVFTYGNLAAQKLWEVSWDQITQMPSRLSAETDERAARAAMLASITANGFIDDYHGIRISSSGRRFAIKNAIIWTLSDDQGHKCGQAATFNEIEFL from the coding sequence ATGCACGAACCATCGCAGGGCAACAAATTTCAAATCGAACACTCAGAGCTATTGATGCGTTCCTTTGAAAAACGCCTCTCGCGCCCTCTCACGACAAGCGCCAAGGCGCTTTATCATGCCCCCTTCCCTGTTTTGTCACACAATGCGATAGACGATCCCGTCTTCACCTACGGTAATCTTGCGGCGCAAAAACTGTGGGAGGTTAGTTGGGATCAGATCACTCAAATGCCCTCACGCCTGAGTGCCGAGACGGACGAACGCGCGGCGCGTGCCGCCATGCTGGCTTCGATCACCGCAAACGGATTTATCGACGATTACCACGGAATCCGTATTTCCAGTTCCGGCCGCAGGTTCGCAATCAAAAACGCAATCATCTGGACATTGAGCGATGATCAGGGCCACAAATGCGGCCAAGCTGCCACCTTTAACGAGATCGAGTTTCTATGA
- the zwf gene encoding glucose-6-phosphate dehydrogenase codes for MVSRVIPVEPFDLVIFGGTGDLARRKILPGLFRRFCAGQMGEDSRVIGAARSEMNSEEYRQFVRDAITEFDPKTKGACTHLDEFMTRLHYVTIDALGEAGWVELAQLTRSDRIRAFYFSVAPRLFGPLAERLHLHGMADGTSRIVVEKPFGRDQESARALNKVLAEHFEENQIYRIDHYLGKETVQNLMAIRFGNMLFEPLWNSQYIDHIQITVAESVGVGGRGGYYDRAGAMRDMMQNHMMQLLCLIAMEPPAKFNPDAVRDEKLKVIRALDPVGEEDIVRGQYEGTDDLLGYRREAENPESTTESFVALKAHISNWRWANTPFYLRTGKRLRERASEIAIVFKDAPHSIFDEDAGRHRNILTIKLQPNEGIELGVTIKEPGPGGMRLIDVPLDMSFAEALGPEEADFPDAYERLIMDVIRGNQTLFMRGDEVEEAWAWTDPIIAQWDENAETPIRYATGSSGPDDALMLMHRDGRRWREIKA; via the coding sequence ATGGTTTCAAGGGTTATTCCGGTTGAGCCATTTGATTTGGTAATCTTCGGGGGCACCGGGGATTTGGCCCGACGCAAGATTTTGCCCGGACTGTTTCGGCGTTTTTGTGCCGGGCAGATGGGGGAAGATTCGCGTGTGATTGGCGCCGCGCGTTCAGAAATGAACAGCGAGGAGTATCGCCAGTTTGTACGCGATGCGATTACTGAGTTTGACCCAAAAACCAAAGGCGCATGTACCCATCTTGATGAGTTCATGACCCGGCTGCATTATGTGACGATCGACGCACTGGGAGAGGCCGGATGGGTTGAGCTGGCCCAATTGACCCGGTCAGATCGGATCAGGGCGTTTTATTTTTCCGTTGCCCCACGTTTGTTTGGGCCATTGGCCGAGCGATTGCATTTGCACGGCATGGCCGATGGCACCAGTCGGATTGTGGTCGAGAAACCCTTTGGCCGGGATCAGGAGAGTGCGCGCGCATTGAACAAAGTTCTGGCCGAGCACTTTGAGGAAAATCAGATTTACCGGATTGACCACTATCTGGGCAAAGAAACTGTTCAGAACCTGATGGCGATCCGGTTTGGTAACATGCTGTTCGAGCCGCTGTGGAACAGCCAGTATATTGATCACATCCAGATTACTGTGGCTGAATCTGTCGGTGTTGGTGGGCGCGGGGGATATTATGACCGTGCCGGTGCGATGCGCGACATGATGCAAAATCACATGATGCAATTGTTATGTCTTATCGCGATGGAACCTCCGGCCAAGTTCAACCCTGATGCGGTACGTGATGAAAAGCTCAAGGTTATTCGCGCACTTGATCCGGTGGGGGAAGAGGACATTGTGCGCGGGCAGTATGAAGGCACAGACGATTTGCTGGGCTATCGAAGAGAGGCAGAAAACCCTGAAAGTACCACAGAAAGCTTTGTCGCACTCAAGGCGCATATCAGTAATTGGCGGTGGGCGAATACGCCATTTTATCTGCGAACCGGTAAACGTCTACGTGAGCGCGCAAGCGAGATTGCGATTGTCTTCAAGGACGCACCGCATTCAATCTTTGACGAAGATGCCGGCCGGCATCGCAATATCCTGACCATCAAATTACAACCCAACGAAGGCATCGAGCTTGGAGTGACCATCAAGGAGCCGGGACCGGGCGGTATGCGGTTGATTGATGTGCCGCTGGATATGAGCTTTGCAGAGGCACTGGGACCGGAAGAAGCAGATTTTCCAGACGCTTACGAGCGTTTGATCATGGATGTGATACGCGGGAATCAGACATTATTTATGCGCGGCGATGAGGTGGAAGAGGCCTGGGCCTGGACCGATCCGATTATTGCACAATGGGACGAGAACGCGGAGACGCCGATACGCTATGCCACTGGCAGCTCTGGACCTGATGATGCGTTGATGCTGATGCACCGCGATGGACGCCGCTGGCGGGAGATTAAGGCATGA
- a CDS encoding DMT family transporter: protein MNNLNGILLVIASMAAFTVEDMFIKQLSATVSVGQILIILGLGSATIFALLARKKGHSLTQASAWRPLFICRAFAEAVSAMSFATALSLVDISTVAAVFQATPLAVTMGAALFLGETVGWRRWSAVGVGFIGVMLIIRPGLDGFEPPALFALIAVVGVCIRDLITRKLDTNISSAVVSFQGFSALVPAGIVLMLITGNAPVGVPNTQAMMFVGGIIFGAIGYYGIVAAMRVGEASAVMPFRYTRLVFSMLIGIVVFGERPDMITLLGASLIIGSGLYTFLRERAVAQQA from the coding sequence ATGAATAATCTCAACGGCATCTTGCTTGTGATCGCCTCTATGGCAGCCTTCACGGTCGAGGACATGTTTATCAAACAGCTTTCAGCGACCGTGTCTGTGGGTCAGATTCTCATCATACTGGGGCTGGGCAGCGCCACGATCTTTGCTCTTTTGGCCCGAAAAAAGGGTCATTCCCTAACTCAAGCCTCAGCCTGGAGACCTTTATTTATATGTCGCGCGTTCGCCGAAGCGGTTTCAGCAATGAGCTTTGCCACGGCGTTGTCTCTGGTTGACATCTCGACCGTGGCCGCCGTGTTTCAGGCCACACCTTTGGCCGTCACGATGGGTGCCGCACTTTTCTTGGGCGAAACCGTCGGCTGGCGGCGCTGGAGCGCCGTCGGGGTTGGTTTCATCGGCGTTATGCTGATCATTCGTCCTGGCCTTGATGGGTTTGAGCCTCCAGCTCTCTTTGCCCTGATCGCCGTTGTAGGCGTTTGCATCCGCGACCTGATCACCCGCAAGCTTGATACCAATATCTCCTCGGCGGTTGTATCATTCCAAGGTTTTTCGGCCCTCGTCCCCGCTGGAATCGTGCTAATGCTGATCACCGGCAACGCCCCGGTAGGCGTCCCGAACACTCAGGCGATGATGTTTGTCGGAGGCATTATCTTTGGCGCAATTGGTTATTATGGCATTGTCGCCGCCATGCGCGTTGGCGAGGCTTCCGCTGTTATGCCCTTCCGCTATACTCGATTGGTGTTTTCAATGTTGATCGGCATTGTCGTTTTTGGTGAACGCCCCGATATGATCACCCTTTTGGGCGCCAGTCTGATCATTGGCAGCGGACTTTACACCTTTTTGCGGGAACGCGCGGTTGCACAGCAAGCCTGA
- a CDS encoding cupin domain-containing protein has protein sequence MTAQDIITTLDLHPHPEGGHYRETWVADNEGRPVGTCIYFLLQGHEQNRWHKVDAAEIWHFYSGAPLVLSLAKDESGPAVDHTLGTDLVTGHRPQVIVPPNHWQMARCTGDYTLVGCTVSPGFQFEKFILAAPDFDIPR, from the coding sequence ATGACCGCCCAAGACATCATCACCACCCTTGACCTGCACCCCCATCCTGAAGGCGGCCATTACCGCGAAACTTGGGTGGCCGACAATGAGGGTCGTCCTGTGGGCACCTGCATCTACTTCCTCCTGCAAGGCCACGAGCAGAATCGTTGGCACAAAGTGGACGCAGCTGAAATTTGGCACTTCTACAGTGGCGCACCCCTCGTATTATCGCTTGCCAAAGATGAAAGCGGCCCGGCCGTCGATCATACCCTTGGCACTGATCTGGTCACCGGTCATCGCCCACAAGTCATCGTACCGCCCAATCACTGGCAGATGGCGCGCTGCACGGGTGATTATACTTTGGTCGGTTGCACGGTCTCGCCCGGTTTTCAGTTTGAGAAATTCATCCTCGCGGCGCCAGATTTTGACATTCCGCGTTAA
- the eno gene encoding phosphopyruvate hydratase — protein sequence MSTIIDIHAREILDSRGNPTIEVDVVLEDGTMGRAAVPSGASTGAHEAVERRDGDKTRYLGKGVLEAVAAVNGEIAEELVGMDATEQVAIDGAMIELDGTPNKARLGANAILGVSLAVAKAAADFTMQPLFRYVGGTSARVLPVPMMNIINGGEHADNPIDIQEFMIMPVSAGNIRDAIRMGAEIFHTLKKELTAAGLSTGIGDEGGFAPDIASTREALDFILKSIEKAGYKPGEDIYLALDCAATEYYKDGNYVLTGEGKSLSSDENAAYLEALVNDYPIISIEDGMAEDDWDGWVALTKAIGDRVQLVGDDLFVTNPTRLAEGIERKAANSMLVKVNQIGSLTETLKAVDMAHRARMTNVMSHRSGETEDATIADLAVATNCGQIKTGSLARSDRLAKYNQLIRIEESLGDTAEYAGRSILR from the coding sequence ATGAGCACCATCATTGATATTCACGCCCGCGAAATTCTTGACAGCCGGGGAAATCCAACGATCGAGGTCGATGTCGTTCTCGAAGATGGTACAATGGGTCGCGCAGCTGTCCCCTCTGGGGCCTCCACCGGCGCGCATGAGGCCGTGGAACGCCGCGATGGCGACAAAACCCGCTACTTGGGCAAAGGCGTGCTCGAGGCTGTTGCAGCCGTGAACGGCGAGATCGCCGAAGAACTGGTTGGCATGGATGCCACAGAACAGGTTGCCATTGACGGCGCAATGATTGAACTCGACGGCACCCCAAACAAAGCACGCCTTGGTGCTAACGCCATTTTGGGTGTCAGCCTTGCTGTTGCCAAAGCCGCTGCTGATTTCACCATGCAGCCGCTTTTCCGCTATGTCGGCGGCACTTCGGCCCGGGTTCTGCCGGTGCCGATGATGAACATCATCAACGGCGGCGAACATGCTGACAATCCGATCGACATTCAGGAATTCATGATTATGCCCGTCAGCGCGGGCAATATCCGTGATGCCATCCGCATGGGTGCCGAGATATTCCACACACTCAAGAAAGAGTTAACCGCTGCAGGCCTTTCTACTGGCATCGGTGACGAAGGCGGCTTTGCCCCCGATATTGCATCCACCCGCGAAGCGCTGGATTTCATCCTCAAGTCGATTGAGAAAGCTGGCTACAAACCCGGCGAAGACATCTACCTTGCTCTCGATTGCGCCGCGACAGAATACTACAAGGACGGCAACTATGTGCTGACCGGCGAAGGCAAATCCCTTTCTTCCGATGAAAACGCCGCCTACCTTGAGGCACTGGTCAACGACTACCCGATCATCTCCATCGAAGACGGCATGGCAGAAGATGACTGGGATGGCTGGGTCGCCCTGACCAAGGCCATTGGCGACCGCGTACAGCTGGTCGGCGATGATCTCTTTGTCACAAACCCAACCCGTTTGGCCGAAGGAATTGAACGCAAAGCAGCCAACTCTATGTTGGTCAAGGTCAACCAGATTGGTAGCTTGACCGAAACCCTCAAGGCCGTCGATATGGCCCACCGTGCCCGCATGACCAATGTCATGTCACACCGCTCGGGTGAAACCGAGGATGCCACCATCGCCGATCTGGCAGTTGCCACCAACTGCGGCCAGATCAAAACCGGCTCGCTGGCGCGTTCCGACCGGTTGGCCAAGTACAACCAACTGATCCGCATCGAGGAATCATTGGGCGACACGGCTGAATACGCCGGGCGTTCGATCCTGCGATAA
- the pgi gene encoding glucose-6-phosphate isomerase — protein MWAELKALAGADITGLFEEKGRASDFAIHFDGLLFDYSKTSLTTEARQAICNLAAERGVEARREAMFSGAEINETERRAVLHTALRALSSAPIMLEGEDVLTDIRLGLAKMETFAEALRTGHYQGAGGQITDVVNIGIGGSHLGPEMAVKALLPYRDGPRCHFVSNADAADIHDTLAGLDPTRTLVIVASKSFTTVETMTNAQTARNWMAQAVDDPASQFVALASAEDKTSAFGIPPERVFGFEDWVGGRYSIWGPIGLSLMLSIGPERFRAFLAGGEAMDLHFREAPLAQNMPVMLALVGLWHNQVCGYPTRAVLPYDQRLARLPAYLQQLEMESNGKGVTMDGTPVEGGSGPVVWGEPGTNGQHAFYQLIHQGTQVVPCEFMLAAEGHEPDLAHQHELLVANCLAQSEALMLGRSIETARRLMASKGFEGDELERQARHRVFKGNRPSTTLVYDKLTPRRLGQIIALYEHRVFVEGVILGINSFDQWGVELGKVLALELEPVLSGQVDADTKDGSTQQLVEFIRAHWED, from the coding sequence ATGTGGGCAGAATTGAAGGCGCTGGCTGGCGCGGACATAACCGGCCTTTTTGAAGAAAAAGGCCGCGCGTCTGATTTTGCAATCCACTTTGATGGGTTGTTGTTTGATTATTCCAAGACCTCACTGACGACAGAGGCGCGTCAGGCGATTTGCAATCTGGCCGCTGAACGAGGGGTGGAAGCCCGTCGCGAGGCGATGTTCTCAGGCGCCGAAATCAACGAGACCGAGCGGCGCGCCGTACTTCACACAGCTTTGCGGGCGTTGTCATCAGCGCCGATAATGCTGGAGGGCGAGGATGTACTGACTGACATTCGGCTTGGACTAGCAAAAATGGAGACCTTTGCCGAGGCTCTGCGCACAGGGCATTATCAGGGGGCTGGCGGGCAGATCACCGATGTAGTGAATATTGGTATAGGTGGCTCACATCTGGGGCCGGAAATGGCGGTCAAGGCGTTGCTGCCTTATCGTGATGGACCGCGTTGTCATTTCGTCTCAAACGCGGACGCTGCCGATATTCATGACACATTGGCGGGGTTGGACCCAACGCGCACTTTGGTGATTGTGGCCTCAAAATCCTTTACCACTGTCGAGACAATGACCAATGCACAAACCGCTCGCAACTGGATGGCGCAGGCGGTGGATGATCCTGCTAGCCAGTTTGTGGCGCTTGCGTCGGCTGAAGATAAGACTAGTGCGTTTGGGATTCCACCCGAACGCGTGTTTGGGTTCGAAGATTGGGTTGGGGGACGTTATTCAATCTGGGGGCCGATTGGCCTGTCTTTAATGCTTTCAATTGGACCAGAACGGTTTCGGGCGTTTCTTGCTGGAGGTGAGGCGATGGACCTGCACTTTCGCGAGGCCCCGTTGGCGCAAAACATGCCAGTGATGCTGGCCTTGGTCGGGTTGTGGCATAATCAGGTTTGTGGCTATCCAACCCGCGCGGTTCTGCCCTATGATCAGCGTCTGGCCCGGCTGCCCGCCTATCTGCAGCAGCTTGAAATGGAAAGCAATGGCAAGGGCGTGACCATGGATGGTACGCCGGTTGAGGGTGGGTCAGGCCCTGTGGTTTGGGGTGAGCCGGGAACCAATGGGCAACATGCATTTTATCAACTGATCCATCAGGGGACCCAGGTGGTGCCTTGCGAATTCATGCTTGCCGCTGAGGGCCATGAACCAGACCTCGCGCATCAGCATGAATTGCTGGTGGCTAATTGTCTGGCCCAGTCCGAAGCTTTGATGCTGGGGCGCTCAATAGAAACGGCCCGGCGTCTGATGGCAAGCAAAGGGTTTGAGGGTGATGAGCTGGAACGTCAGGCCCGGCACCGGGTGTTCAAGGGTAACCGGCCTTCGACAACGCTGGTTTATGACAAGCTGACACCACGTCGCCTGGGCCAAATCATTGCACTGTATGAACATAGGGTTTTTGTCGAAGGCGTGATTTTGGGGATCAACTCGTTCGATCAATGGGGTGTGGAGCTGGGCAAAGTTCTGGCGCTGGAACTGGAGCCTGTCTTGTCAGGGCAGGTGGATGCCGACACAAAGGATGGATCTACCCAACAACTGGTTGAATTTATCCGGGCTCATTGGGAAGACTGA